In Thermoflexus sp., a single genomic region encodes these proteins:
- a CDS encoding helicase-related protein, whose translation MERGPKSSTPTMYLVKGPPGSGKSTVVPFLLAAWADKPAMVAVPTRAAAISLAWYVNQRTRDGVYELPPDLHPDVYAFAGGRQLILRGRVGYAVRGSHTLPYGMLDVHVAYVTTGILIQYILSQGLSGIFPIVDEIHLRQMEGDLAFALILKEGCPFAVMSATLEQVEERIARLARRFGYEIIEIELPAPQYPIRIIEWPVRFPIRVDQPAQVVLKTLRRYRHLKFQGTEVEVRGDEIRIAHLGIPLHALIFMPGVREIEATVEALRSEFRNEVIPLYGAMAVSEQEAVVEKAADRSETRLFVSTELAGVSLTMNAGLVLDLGLVRRSEADTRGFVRLPVVPISQAEAAQRAGRAGRTAPGICIRCFRMEELREVARPPETLRSSPERIVLVGAALGLSVRELPLPDPPSREAVEEATRLLRRLEALDHRGRITPRGYQILELGLPARLAVPLLTAQAAGESGEILDSLIAAVSLLAVGRPWRLPGYGPPPNRQGDLNAAMAALIRYMQRYKQDPSAAAEEARAQGFADRVLDEAANIYLPDLRSRMRLLFAEENGQWNRSIPELVDERRLAGYLATGFPDMVGLVDWKRRALETPDVLCWIGRDSGFWRAYEEERPPMAIALSGTFSAQGARIATAMIPVDPEDLIRLGVARVKERRTVRVRGHAHEEILLLWRGVERTMAIRMIVEPE comes from the coding sequence ATGGAACGCGGCCCGAAATCCTCCACGCCGACGATGTATCTGGTGAAAGGGCCACCGGGTTCGGGGAAATCCACGGTGGTGCCCTTTCTGCTGGCGGCATGGGCGGATAAACCCGCCATGGTGGCCGTCCCCACTCGAGCGGCCGCCATCTCCCTGGCCTGGTATGTGAATCAACGGACCCGGGACGGGGTATATGAGCTGCCGCCGGATTTGCACCCGGATGTATATGCCTTCGCCGGGGGGCGCCAGCTGATCCTGCGGGGACGTGTGGGATACGCCGTGCGGGGCAGCCACACGCTTCCTTATGGGATGCTGGATGTGCACGTGGCCTACGTCACCACCGGCATCCTGATCCAGTATATCCTGAGCCAGGGCCTCTCCGGGATCTTCCCCATCGTCGATGAAATCCACCTCCGCCAGATGGAGGGGGACCTGGCCTTCGCCCTGATCCTGAAAGAAGGCTGCCCCTTCGCCGTGATGTCTGCCACCCTGGAGCAGGTGGAGGAACGGATCGCCCGCCTCGCGCGGCGGTTCGGATATGAGATCATCGAGATCGAGCTCCCCGCCCCCCAGTATCCCATCCGGATCATCGAGTGGCCGGTCCGCTTCCCCATCCGGGTCGACCAGCCCGCCCAGGTGGTCCTGAAAACCCTGCGGCGCTACCGGCATCTCAAATTCCAGGGCACCGAGGTGGAGGTCCGGGGGGATGAGATCCGGATCGCCCATCTGGGGATTCCCCTTCACGCCCTGATCTTCATGCCCGGCGTCCGGGAGATCGAAGCCACGGTGGAGGCGCTGCGATCGGAGTTCCGCAACGAGGTGATCCCCCTTTACGGGGCCATGGCCGTCAGCGAGCAGGAGGCGGTGGTGGAGAAAGCGGCCGACCGCAGCGAGACGCGCCTCTTCGTCAGCACCGAGCTGGCCGGGGTTTCCCTGACCATGAACGCGGGGCTGGTGCTGGACCTGGGACTGGTGCGCCGGAGCGAGGCCGACACCCGGGGGTTTGTCCGGCTGCCGGTGGTGCCGATCTCCCAGGCGGAGGCCGCCCAGCGGGCGGGGCGCGCCGGGCGGACGGCGCCGGGGATCTGCATCCGGTGCTTTCGGATGGAGGAGCTGCGGGAGGTCGCACGGCCGCCGGAGACCCTGCGCTCCTCGCCGGAACGGATCGTCCTGGTTGGCGCGGCCCTGGGGCTTTCCGTGCGGGAACTCCCCCTCCCCGACCCGCCCTCCCGGGAGGCGGTGGAAGAGGCCACCCGGCTGCTCCGGCGGCTGGAGGCGCTGGATCACCGGGGGCGGATCACCCCGCGAGGCTATCAGATTCTGGAGCTGGGCCTTCCGGCCCGTCTGGCGGTTCCCCTGCTCACCGCCCAGGCGGCTGGGGAATCCGGAGAAATCCTGGACAGCCTGATCGCCGCGGTCTCCCTGCTCGCCGTCGGCCGTCCGTGGCGGCTGCCAGGCTATGGGCCACCGCCCAACCGCCAGGGGGATCTGAACGCCGCGATGGCCGCGCTGATCCGTTACATGCAGCGCTATAAGCAGGATCCCTCCGCGGCGGCCGAAGAAGCCCGGGCCCAGGGCTTCGCCGATCGCGTCCTGGACGAAGCGGCGAACATCTACCTGCCGGATCTGCGATCCCGCATGCGCCTGCTCTTCGCGGAGGAAAACGGCCAGTGGAACCGCTCGATCCCGGAGCTGGTGGACGAACGGCGGCTGGCGGGGTATCTGGCCACCGGCTTCCCGGATATGGTGGGGCTGGTGGACTGGAAGCGGCGAGCCCTGGAGACGCCGGACGTGCTGTGCTGGATCGGGCGGGATTCCGGGTTCTGGCGGGCCTATGAGGAGGAACGCCCCCCCATGGCGATCGCCCTCTCCGGGACTTTCTCCGCCCAGGGGGCGCGGATCGCCACCGCGATGATCCCGGTGGATCCAGAAGATCTCATCCGGCTGGGGGTGGCCCGGGTGAAAGAGCGCCGGACCGTTCGGGTTCGGGGTCATGCCCATGAGGAGATCTTGCTCCTCTGGCGGGGCGTCGAGCGGACCATGGCCATCCGGATGATCGTGGAGCCGGAGTGA
- a CDS encoding alpha/beta hydrolase, whose product MTLIYRIRRSDEGPMEGKAPAALLLHGWGGDEGSMAIFETAFGPGWWLVRPRAPYPLPQGGYAWYPSLADGKPDPMALSRSLTQLIQLLDELPQRFPIDPRRWLLVGFSQGGAMAARLALQAPERIAGLAVFSGFLLESPSLPWPPALSGLPVFIAHGLDDPIVPVERARQLCQQFHLSGAETTCVEYAGGHKTGVEAWRAFKAWLSRIDPLRS is encoded by the coding sequence GTGACCCTGATCTATCGGATCCGCCGGTCCGATGAAGGGCCCATGGAAGGGAAAGCCCCCGCCGCCCTGCTGCTGCACGGTTGGGGCGGCGACGAGGGATCGATGGCGATCTTCGAGACCGCCTTCGGCCCCGGATGGTGGCTGGTTCGTCCGCGCGCGCCCTATCCTCTCCCCCAGGGCGGCTATGCATGGTATCCATCCCTCGCCGATGGGAAGCCCGATCCTATGGCCCTGTCCCGGAGCCTGACCCAGCTGATCCAGCTCCTCGATGAGCTCCCCCAGCGCTTCCCCATCGACCCCCGGCGATGGCTGCTGGTGGGTTTCAGCCAGGGCGGAGCGATGGCCGCCCGGCTCGCGCTGCAGGCTCCGGAACGAATCGCGGGCCTCGCGGTATTCAGCGGGTTCCTCCTGGAATCCCCCAGCCTCCCCTGGCCTCCCGCTCTATCCGGCCTTCCGGTTTTCATCGCCCATGGCCTCGATGACCCCATCGTCCCGGTGGAACGCGCCCGTCAACTGTGCCAGCAGTTCCATCTTTCAGGAGCCGAAACGACCTGCGTGGAATACGCGGGCGGCCACAAAACAGGTGTCGAGGCATGGCGCGCGTTTAAGGCGTGGCTGAGCCGCATCGACCCCCTGCGCTCGTAG
- the rfbB gene encoding dTDP-glucose 4,6-dehydratase, which translates to MKRLMIAGGAGFIGSNFVRWTLETYPDAYVLVYDKLTYAGNLDNLKDVAERFRGRYAFVRGDICDARAVHEAIRDHRIEAIVNFAAESHVDRSLMEPGSFVQTDVYGTYVLLEAARIFGLRYHQVSTDEVYGEVLEGASREQDPLMPRSPYSASKAGADLLCLAYHVSFGVPVTITRGSNNIGPYQYPEKFVPLCITNAIDNEPLPIYGDGQQMRDYQYVLDHCEGIDLVLRKGQPGEIYNLGTGISTPNLEVAKKILDLLGKPYSLIRLVPDRPGHDRRYALDISKIMALGWRSRHTLDEALEKTVRWYVENEWWWRKIKSGEYQEYYRRQYAERLARGRPAFSP; encoded by the coding sequence GTGAAGCGATTGATGATCGCGGGCGGGGCCGGCTTCATCGGCTCCAATTTCGTGCGCTGGACGCTGGAGACGTATCCCGACGCCTATGTGCTGGTGTATGACAAGCTGACCTACGCGGGGAACCTGGACAACCTGAAGGATGTGGCGGAGCGGTTCCGCGGCCGCTACGCCTTCGTCCGTGGCGACATCTGCGATGCCCGGGCAGTGCACGAAGCGATCCGGGACCATCGCATCGAGGCCATTGTGAACTTCGCCGCCGAATCCCACGTGGATCGCTCGTTGATGGAGCCGGGGAGCTTCGTCCAGACAGACGTCTATGGGACTTATGTGCTGCTGGAAGCAGCCCGGATCTTCGGGCTGCGTTATCACCAGGTCTCCACCGATGAGGTTTACGGCGAGGTCCTGGAGGGCGCCTCCAGGGAGCAGGATCCCCTGATGCCCCGCAGTCCCTATTCGGCCAGCAAGGCGGGGGCGGACCTCCTCTGCCTCGCCTACCACGTGAGCTTTGGGGTCCCGGTGACCATCACCCGGGGCTCCAACAACATCGGCCCTTATCAGTATCCGGAGAAGTTCGTTCCCCTGTGCATCACCAACGCCATCGACAACGAGCCGCTGCCGATCTACGGCGATGGCCAGCAGATGCGGGACTATCAATACGTCCTGGATCACTGTGAGGGCATCGATCTGGTCCTGCGGAAGGGGCAGCCGGGGGAGATCTACAACCTGGGGACGGGGATCTCGACGCCGAATCTGGAGGTGGCGAAGAAGATCCTGGATCTATTGGGGAAGCCCTATTCGCTGATCCGGCTGGTGCCGGACCGGCCGGGGCACGACCGGCGCTATGCCCTGGATATTTCGAAGATCATGGCCCTGGGGTGGCGGAGCCGGCATACCCTGGATGAGGCGCTGGAGAAGACCGTGCGGTGGTATGTGGAGAACGAGTGGTGGTGGCGGAAGATCAAGTCCGGGGAATACCAGGAATACTACCGGCGCCAGTATGCCGAGCGGCTGGCCCGAGGCCGCCCCGCTTTCTCGCCCTGA